The following proteins are encoded in a genomic region of Mahella australiensis 50-1 BON:
- a CDS encoding motility associated factor glycosyltransferase family protein, with protein MDIGQWLKEKYPKIYTKLKDTSQDDGYRLNILPAKLGGDTLQYESESKKIFIHSSYDPIKEAERWADNVNLEPDSVVIVYGLGLGYHLEQLLMHMGGENRLLIVEPSANIFLHAIETDRVRQLLDDERVFISVADDQKGITFLLSQYIPYNKMEHCIFIDFGPYSRIFNRHYKDFTDAIRDVINAKVINRNTLLHFAAQWQDNFFANLPYALQSIPVSQLMHKFSGRPVVIVSAGPSLNKNIHLLKEIKDKAFILCVGTALKALLKHDIMPHAVISVDGGYPNYVHFKDIRCNIPLIYSFTLHPGIVEEWVGPRFIMGIFDPMSLWLQEKLDTQIGMIMSGPSVANVAFSLATNMKANPIILIGQDLAYSDDGRTHADGTTYEKDRIQIDGKKYKYVDGIDGQLVPTSSSFLSFLTWFENTIMGLDDDVTIIDATEGGAKIHGTKIMTFRDAIDQYCNEDIETTCKINELITEHESLSQEKLLQIIDELGEGLTALRDIKRWSRNGVRLSEKLLDVYRYGANNDVNRILKRLDEIDDRIKGKKEHLALISSISELITFKVMEGFNPKEDEKEIEMGMRIANRSKVLYEGLETAIKHSLPHLENCIRKIKQMKENDESYAVDL; from the coding sequence ATGGATATTGGCCAATGGTTAAAAGAAAAATATCCTAAGATATATACAAAATTGAAAGATACATCGCAAGATGATGGTTATAGATTGAATATATTGCCGGCTAAACTGGGCGGCGATACGCTTCAATATGAAAGCGAAAGCAAAAAGATATTTATACACAGCTCATATGACCCTATAAAAGAGGCTGAACGCTGGGCTGATAATGTCAACCTAGAGCCGGACAGTGTGGTTATAGTGTATGGTTTGGGCTTGGGATATCATCTCGAGCAACTTCTCATGCATATGGGTGGTGAAAACCGTTTGCTTATAGTAGAGCCTTCGGCAAATATATTTCTTCATGCGATTGAAACGGATCGTGTAAGGCAGTTATTGGACGATGAACGCGTTTTTATCTCCGTAGCTGATGATCAAAAAGGTATAACATTCTTATTATCCCAATATATACCATATAATAAAATGGAGCACTGCATATTTATAGACTTTGGTCCGTACAGTCGCATATTCAACCGGCATTATAAAGATTTTACCGATGCTATAAGGGATGTAATAAATGCAAAAGTCATAAACCGCAACACGCTCTTGCATTTTGCTGCCCAATGGCAGGATAATTTCTTCGCCAATTTGCCGTATGCGCTGCAGAGCATACCTGTAAGTCAGCTAATGCATAAATTTTCAGGGCGACCTGTGGTAATAGTGTCGGCGGGACCGTCGCTCAATAAGAATATTCACCTACTCAAAGAGATAAAAGATAAAGCCTTTATACTATGCGTTGGTACGGCGTTAAAGGCTTTGTTAAAGCATGATATTATGCCGCACGCGGTCATATCGGTAGACGGAGGATATCCAAATTATGTGCATTTTAAGGATATAAGATGTAATATCCCGCTCATATATAGCTTTACGCTCCACCCGGGCATAGTAGAGGAATGGGTAGGGCCGCGGTTTATCATGGGTATATTTGATCCGATGAGTTTATGGCTGCAGGAAAAATTAGATACGCAAATAGGCATGATTATGTCCGGCCCGTCGGTGGCCAATGTAGCGTTCAGCCTGGCAACAAATATGAAGGCCAATCCTATCATATTGATAGGCCAGGACTTAGCGTATTCTGATGATGGCAGGACACATGCTGACGGGACTACTTATGAAAAAGATCGGATTCAAATTGATGGGAAAAAGTATAAATATGTTGACGGAATTGACGGGCAGTTGGTACCGACCAGTTCATCTTTTCTATCGTTTCTGACATGGTTTGAAAATACTATCATGGGTCTTGACGATGATGTCACGATTATAGACGCTACCGAAGGCGGCGCCAAAATCCATGGCACAAAGATAATGACTTTCAGGGACGCCATAGACCAATATTGCAATGAAGATATAGAAACAACCTGTAAAATAAATGAGTTGATAACAGAGCATGAATCTTTATCGCAGGAGAAACTGTTGCAGATAATCGATGAATTGGGAGAAGGATTAACTGCGTTGAGGGATATAAAACGCTGGAGCAGGAATGGGGTTAGGCTGTCTGAGAAACTGCTTGATGTATATAGATACGGAGCTAATAATGATGTAAACCGTATATTGAAGCGGTTGGACGAGATAGACGACAGGATAAAAGGAAAAAAGGAACATTTGGCACTTATATCGTCGATTTCCGAATTGATAACATTTAAGGTGATGGAGGGTTTTAATCCGAAAGAAGATGAAAAAGAAATCGAGATGGGCATGCGCATAGCCAACCGTTCCAAAGTGTTGTATGAGGGATTGGAGACCGCAATAAAGCATAGCTTACCGCATCTGGAGAATTGCATACGTAAGATAAAACAAATGAAAGAGAATGATGAATCATATGCAGTCGATCTTTGA
- a CDS encoding flagellar protein FlaG, with translation MNDIMAVSGNSSVWPPSGGLPAEDVRIADSQSDSMGERGAPWKLTRQEVEKGIEDMNKAISMLNRSLKFTVHEETGKLMVQVIEKGSNKVVAEIPPQILLDIEARIEKFIGILFDKKI, from the coding sequence GTGAACGATATCATGGCAGTGTCAGGCAATTCAAGTGTTTGGCCGCCTTCCGGAGGCTTACCTGCGGAAGATGTGCGCATTGCGGATAGTCAAAGCGATAGTATGGGGGAGAGGGGCGCGCCTTGGAAATTGACCAGGCAAGAAGTGGAAAAAGGCATTGAGGATATGAATAAAGCCATATCGATGCTGAACAGGAGCTTGAAGTTTACGGTACACGAAGAAACAGGCAAACTTATGGTGCAGGTGATAGAGAAAGGGTCGAATAAGGTTGTTGCTGAGATACCGCCTCAAATACTTTTGGATATAGAAGCGCGGATTGAGAAATTTATAGGGATTTTATTCGATAAGAAGATATGA
- the hag gene encoding flagellin Hag has translation MIINHNVMAMNAYRQLTVTNNAGAKALEKLSSGLRINRAGDDAAGLAISEKMRGQIRGLAQASRNAQDGISLIQTAEGGLNETHSILQRMRELVVQAANDTNTSEDRTQIQQEITELQKEIDRIASTTQFNTKTLLNGSLATTGLVFQIGANSSQTIELTIKDMHATALGASSVKVDDIDVEAASTAVSISAYLSVLDSAIDQVSTERAKLGAYQNRLEHTVANLDTSAENLQAAESRIRDVDMAKEMMEFTRTNILAQAGTAMLAQANAKPQTVLQLLQ, from the coding sequence ATGATTATAAACCATAATGTAATGGCGATGAACGCCTACAGGCAATTGACCGTGACCAATAATGCCGGCGCCAAGGCATTGGAGAAGTTATCGTCTGGACTACGTATAAACAGAGCGGGCGACGACGCGGCAGGTTTAGCTATATCCGAGAAGATGCGCGGACAGATCAGGGGACTTGCACAAGCTTCAAGGAATGCTCAGGATGGTATATCGCTCATACAGACGGCAGAAGGTGGCTTGAACGAGACCCATAGTATTTTGCAAAGGATGAGGGAGTTGGTTGTTCAAGCGGCTAATGATACTAATACAAGTGAAGATAGGACTCAGATACAGCAAGAGATAACCGAGCTTCAGAAAGAAATCGACAGGATAGCCAGCACAACCCAGTTTAACACGAAGACCCTGTTAAATGGGAGTTTGGCGACAACTGGTCTTGTGTTCCAGATAGGCGCAAATAGTAGCCAAACAATAGAATTGACGATCAAAGATATGCATGCCACCGCTTTGGGTGCAAGTAGTGTAAAAGTTGATGATATAGATGTTGAGGCTGCAAGTACTGCTGTGTCTATAAGTGCTTATCTAAGCGTTCTTGACAGTGCTATCGATCAAGTTTCTACAGAACGTGCTAAGCTCGGTGCTTATCAGAACCGCCTTGAGCATACTGTGGCCAACCTCGATACGTCGGCTGAGAACCTGCAGGCCGCTGAGTCCCGCATACGCGACGTCGATATGGCTAAAGAGATGATGGAGTTTACCCGGACAAACATATTGGCACAGGCCGGTACCGCTATGCTGGCGCAGGCCAATGCCAAACCGCAGACAGTATTGCAACTGTTGCAATAA
- the hag gene encoding flagellin Hag, whose product MIINHNVMAMNAYRQLTVTNNAGSKALEKLSSGLRINRAGDDAAGLAISEKMRGQIRGLAQASRNAQDGISLIQTAEGGLNEVHSILQRMRELVVQAANDTNTNKDREQIQQEISELQKEIDRIASTTQFNTKNLLDGTIASGSELIFQIGANSGQVISLAIATMTAAALGVDASAISVGSYGASTISGYIQIIDDAINDVSTERAKLGAYQNRLEHTIANLDTSAENLQAAESRIRDVDMAKEMMEFTRTNILAQAGTAMLAQANAKPQTVLQLLQ is encoded by the coding sequence ATGATTATAAACCATAATGTAATGGCGATGAACGCCTACAGGCAATTGACCGTGACTAACAATGCCGGTTCCAAGGCATTGGAGAAGTTATCGTCTGGACTACGTATAAACAGAGCGGGCGACGACGCGGCAGGTTTAGCTATATCCGAGAAGATGCGCGGACAGATCAGGGGACTTGCACAAGCTTCAAGGAATGCTCAGGATGGTATATCCCTCATACAGACCGCAGAAGGTGGCCTGAACGAGGTCCATAGCATATTACAAAGGATGAGGGAGTTGGTTGTTCAGGCGGCTAATGATACTAACACAAATAAAGATAGAGAACAGATACAGCAAGAGATAAGTGAGCTTCAGAAAGAAATCGACAGGATAGCCAGCACAACGCAGTTTAATACAAAGAATTTGTTGGATGGTACTATAGCGAGCGGCTCAGAACTTATCTTCCAAATAGGTGCAAATAGTGGTCAAGTTATCAGTTTGGCAATAGCTACAATGACTGCTGCGGCTTTAGGAGTAGATGCGTCTGCAATATCAGTTGGTTCTTATGGTGCCAGCACAATAAGCGGTTATATTCAAATCATTGATGACGCTATAAATGATGTTTCTACAGAACGTGCTAAGCTCGGTGCTTACCAGAACCGCCTTGAGCACACCATAGCTAACCTTGACACATCGGCCGAGAACTTACAGGCTGCAGAGTCTCGTATACGCGACGTCGATATGGCTAAAGAGATGATGGAATTCACCAGGACGAATATATTGGCGCAGGCCGGTACCGCCATGCTGGCGCAGGCCAATGCCAAACCGCAGACGGTACTGCAGTTGTTGCAATAA
- a CDS encoding PD-(D/E)XK nuclease domain-containing protein, translating to MGEDIIGEGVLWDLLLVSGYLRPRNTRIVEGRTRCELKVPDIMIIPKDASKKGVVIEFKTLRSDKGKTLEENAQRALEQIAAIDYADELASYDIKEAVKLAIVFCGKKVYMGYNVRKVE from the coding sequence ATGGGCGAGGATATCATAGGCGAAGGAGTATTATGGGACCTGCTATTGGTGAGCGGTTACCTGAGGCCGCGAAATACCCGGATCGTAGAAGGACGCACGAGATGCGAGCTGAAGGTACCGGATATCATGATAATACCGAAGGATGCGAGCAAGAAGGGCGTGGTGATAGAATTCAAGACGTTGAGGAGCGATAAAGGCAAAACGCTGGAAGAGAATGCGCAGCGGGCTCTAGAGCAGATAGCTGCGATAGATTACGCCGATGAGTTGGCTTCTTACGATATAAAAGAGGCTGTGAAACTGGCCATAGTATTCTGCGGTAAGAAGGTATATATGGGGTATAATGTGAGAAAAGTGGAGTAA
- a CDS encoding YlmC/YmxH family sporulation protein, giving the protein MDKSSDIRQKEVVNVLDGKRLGPIVDMEFDLEAGRITAIIVPGNNKFNVFGKSKEYIIPWEKIKKIGQDVILVEFNEGIERQ; this is encoded by the coding sequence ATGGATAAATCTTCTGATATTCGTCAGAAAGAAGTAGTAAACGTGTTGGATGGCAAGAGACTGGGACCTATTGTGGATATGGAATTTGATCTGGAGGCCGGTCGCATAACAGCCATAATAGTGCCGGGCAACAATAAATTCAATGTTTTCGGCAAGAGCAAAGAATACATAATACCGTGGGAGAAGATAAAGAAAATAGGCCAGGACGTTATATTGGTAGAATTCAACGAAGGCATAGAGCGGCAGTAA
- the sigG gene encoding RNA polymerase sporulation sigma factor SigG, producing MVINKVEICGVNTSKLPVLTDKQMKDLLKRIKEGDKAAREEFIRGNLRLVLSIIQRFNNRGEHVDDLFQVGCIGLIKAIDNFDLGQNVKFSTYAVPMIIGEIRRYLRDNNSIRVSRSLRDTAYKALQVREQLVAQNGKEPTVEEIAKAMELPAEEVVFAMDAIQDPISLFEPVYHDGGDAIYVMDQVSDDKNQDDNWLETIALKEAMQKLSEREKTILAMRFFQGRTQMEVAEEIGISQAQVSRLEKSALSHMRKYI from the coding sequence ATGGTAATAAATAAGGTCGAGATATGTGGCGTAAATACATCTAAATTACCGGTCCTTACCGATAAGCAGATGAAAGATCTGCTTAAACGCATAAAAGAAGGGGATAAAGCCGCCAGAGAGGAATTCATAAGGGGTAATTTGAGGCTGGTGCTAAGCATTATCCAAAGATTTAACAATCGCGGCGAACATGTGGACGATTTATTTCAGGTTGGCTGCATAGGTCTGATCAAGGCCATAGATAATTTTGATCTCGGTCAAAATGTGAAATTCTCAACCTATGCCGTACCGATGATCATAGGTGAAATAAGGCGCTATTTGAGGGATAATAATTCTATCAGGGTGAGTCGTTCGCTTAGAGATACAGCATACAAAGCGTTACAGGTAAGGGAACAGCTCGTGGCCCAAAATGGCAAAGAGCCAACGGTGGAAGAAATAGCAAAAGCTATGGAGCTGCCTGCTGAAGAAGTGGTATTTGCCATGGACGCTATACAAGACCCCATATCTCTATTTGAGCCGGTATATCATGACGGCGGGGATGCCATATATGTTATGGATCAGGTGAGCGATGATAAAAATCAGGATGATAACTGGCTGGAAACCATAGCATTGAAGGAGGCCATGCAGAAGCTCAGCGAAAGGGAAAAGACCATATTGGCCATGCGTTTCTTTCAAGGAAGGACTCAGATGGAGGTAGCCGAGGAGATAGGGATATCTCAGGCACAGGTTTCCAGGCTGGAGAAATCCGCATTGAGTCATATGAGAAAATACATTTAA
- the sigE gene encoding RNA polymerase sporulation sigma factor SigE — MNIRLIKLWLSRFLTRVGLQQDQYVFYINNNEALPPPLSADEEQDIMKRLSDGDESVKSILIERNLRLVVYIARRFENTGIPVEDLISIGTIGLIKAVNTFDPDKKIKLATYASRCIENEILMYLRRNCRFNKTEVSIDEPLNTDWDGNELLLSDVLGTEVDLVYNIIEDEVDKQLLNIALNKLSSREQRIMQLRFGLDDGVEKTQKEVADMLGISQSYISRLEKRIIKRLKKEIVHMI, encoded by the coding sequence ATGAATATACGTTTGATTAAACTATGGCTGTCGCGTTTTTTGACGAGGGTAGGCTTGCAGCAAGACCAGTATGTATTTTATATCAACAACAACGAGGCTTTACCGCCCCCATTGTCGGCTGATGAAGAGCAAGATATAATGAAGAGGCTCAGCGACGGGGACGAGAGCGTTAAAAGCATTCTCATAGAGCGAAATCTGCGTTTGGTAGTATACATAGCCAGGCGCTTTGAGAATACCGGCATACCTGTTGAGGACCTTATATCGATAGGTACTATAGGCCTTATAAAAGCCGTCAATACCTTTGACCCAGATAAAAAGATAAAACTTGCCACATATGCCTCGCGGTGCATAGAAAATGAGATACTTATGTATTTGCGCAGAAACTGCCGGTTCAATAAAACTGAGGTATCCATAGATGAACCGCTGAATACCGATTGGGACGGCAACGAGCTGTTGCTGTCCGACGTGCTGGGCACGGAGGTAGACCTCGTTTATAACATCATAGAGGATGAGGTGGATAAGCAATTGCTCAACATAGCTCTCAACAAGCTATCCTCACGCGAGCAAAGGATTATGCAACTTAGATTCGGTTTGGACGATGGTGTGGAAAAAACTCAAAAAGAGGTGGCGGACATGTTGGGTATATCGCAATCGTATATATCCAGATTGGAAAAGCGGATCATAAAAAGATTGAAAAAAGAAATAGTTCATATGATATAA
- the spoIIGA gene encoding sigma-E processing peptidase SpoIIGA, whose protein sequence is MTIYVDLLFFDNFIMNFIILWIVDRLSGCNANPWRLAAAAAIGALYVIGSFWPTLYFLNNISFKLVLSAMMILLGFHIERWRDFLRLSAVFYMVTFLFGGVAFGILYFTNQNFMLANGGFYIHGYPVVTMIIAAVFAYIITGYCWRYMRARLDRKRLMMSAEVALDGKVVKANAMLDTGNVLHDPISNYPVVIAELSCIKELLPDALASIIQAGNEADIGAIMEALNESPCMLRFRLIPFNSIGQSNGMMVGFRPDYIKVFTPEQTIESKEIIIGICNSRLSQDDAYTMLLNPGLII, encoded by the coding sequence ATGACCATATATGTAGATTTATTGTTTTTCGATAATTTTATTATGAACTTTATAATCCTATGGATTGTCGATCGCCTGAGCGGTTGTAATGCCAATCCATGGAGGTTGGCGGCAGCAGCCGCTATAGGGGCGCTTTATGTTATAGGAAGCTTTTGGCCGACGCTTTACTTTTTGAATAATATATCATTCAAATTAGTATTATCGGCTATGATGATATTATTGGGCTTTCATATAGAGCGGTGGAGGGATTTTTTAAGATTGAGCGCCGTCTTCTATATGGTAACCTTTTTGTTTGGGGGTGTGGCTTTCGGAATATTATATTTTACCAATCAAAATTTTATGCTGGCCAACGGAGGATTTTATATACACGGGTACCCTGTCGTTACTATGATAATAGCCGCTGTATTCGCTTATATAATAACAGGATATTGTTGGAGATATATGCGGGCGCGTTTGGATAGAAAGCGTTTGATGATGTCTGCGGAGGTAGCGCTTGACGGCAAGGTTGTCAAAGCCAATGCCATGCTTGACACTGGCAACGTGCTCCATGACCCGATATCCAACTATCCGGTGGTGATAGCTGAGCTTTCATGTATAAAAGAATTATTACCCGACGCTCTGGCATCGATTATACAAGCAGGCAACGAGGCGGATATAGGAGCGATAATGGAAGCCTTGAACGAATCGCCGTGTATGCTCCGTTTTAGGTTGATACCGTTTAACTCCATCGGACAATCAAATGGCATGATGGTTGGTTTCAGACCGGATTATATAAAAGTCTTTACGCCTGAGCAAACTATAGAATCCAAAGAAATCATCATAGGAATATGCAACAGCAGGCTTTCGCAGGACGATGCCTATACTATGCTGTTAAACCCAGGTTTAATAATCTAG
- a CDS encoding N-acetylmuramoyl-L-alanine amidase family protein, with amino-acid sequence MHICIDPGHGGSDRYNRGPTGYIEADGVLDIALRLSYKLQQAGIKVTMTRDTDKTVTPVQRIAIANKSGADALISIHTNAATNPQANGVEAFYSLFTTTGNKLASYLVNQISLDLKLRNRGIKTRKASNGRDYYYIIRETSMPAVIIECAFHTNVREEALLKQADFRQQLADSIAKAVFKYFGINESQQPIRPGVKVYYNGRDITAQVQPQVANNIAKASIEPLVTILGHKYKYVSSANRIDIS; translated from the coding sequence ATGCATATATGTATTGATCCGGGACACGGAGGCTCCGATAGATATAATAGGGGGCCTACCGGCTATATAGAGGCTGACGGCGTATTGGATATAGCGCTGCGTCTTAGCTACAAATTGCAGCAGGCAGGCATAAAAGTTACAATGACCAGAGATACCGATAAAACAGTGACGCCTGTGCAGCGTATAGCTATAGCCAATAAATCCGGCGCCGACGCATTGATATCCATTCATACAAACGCGGCTACCAACCCTCAAGCCAATGGTGTGGAGGCTTTTTATTCGCTGTTTACCACTACCGGAAACAAATTGGCATCCTATTTGGTCAATCAAATATCGTTGGATCTAAAATTGCGCAATCGCGGTATAAAGACCAGAAAAGCCAGCAATGGCAGGGACTATTATTATATTATACGCGAGACGTCCATGCCGGCTGTCATAATAGAGTGCGCCTTCCATACCAATGTGAGGGAGGAGGCATTATTAAAGCAAGCCGATTTCAGACAACAATTAGCTGATTCCATCGCCAAGGCCGTATTTAAATATTTTGGCATAAACGAATCGCAACAACCCATACGCCCAGGTGTAAAGGTATATTATAATGGCCGTGATATTACCGCACAGGTACAGCCACAAGTAGCGAATAATATAGCTAAAGCATCGATTGAGCCGCTGGTCACCATTTTGGGCCATAAATACAAGTATGTATCCTCAGCCAATCGCATAGACATTTCATAA
- the ftsZ gene encoding cell division protein FtsZ — protein MFEFDIEEEHGAQIKVIGVGGGGNNAVNRMIEFGVKGVEFISINTDKQALYMSQANQKIQIGEKITKGLGAGANPDIGQKAAEESRDEIAQSVKGADMVFVTAGMGGGTGTGAAPVVAQVTKEMGILTVGVVTKPFAFEGRQRMINAEKGLAELKGYVDTLVVIPNDRLLQVAEKKTSMLDAFKIADDILRQGVQGISDLIAVPGLVNLDFADVKTIMREKGLAHMGIGRGTGENRAVEAARQAIQSPLLETTIEGAKGVLLNITGSKNLGLFEVNEAAELVAEAADEEANIIFGAVIDDSLQDEVRITVIATGFEKAERKAAEPSRDKNKAATKEAAAGISIDYDELDIPAFLRRSRNR, from the coding sequence ATGTTTGAATTCGATATTGAAGAAGAACATGGGGCTCAGATAAAGGTTATAGGCGTAGGCGGCGGAGGGAATAATGCCGTTAACAGGATGATAGAATTCGGCGTCAAAGGCGTTGAATTTATATCTATCAATACAGACAAACAGGCATTGTATATGTCTCAGGCCAATCAGAAGATTCAGATAGGCGAAAAAATTACCAAAGGGCTTGGGGCTGGCGCTAATCCAGATATAGGCCAGAAAGCTGCCGAGGAGAGCCGAGATGAGATAGCCCAATCGGTTAAAGGAGCCGATATGGTATTCGTAACGGCCGGTATGGGCGGCGGTACCGGCACAGGTGCCGCACCGGTAGTGGCTCAGGTAACCAAAGAGATGGGAATATTGACGGTAGGCGTTGTTACCAAGCCGTTTGCCTTTGAAGGTCGCCAGCGTATGATAAATGCTGAAAAAGGCCTGGCAGAACTCAAGGGCTATGTCGATACGCTCGTAGTTATACCGAACGACCGATTACTGCAGGTAGCCGAAAAGAAAACGTCCATGCTGGATGCGTTCAAGATAGCTGATGATATATTGCGTCAAGGCGTACAAGGCATATCCGACCTTATAGCGGTGCCTGGTTTGGTCAACCTGGACTTTGCCGATGTCAAGACCATAATGCGAGAGAAGGGGCTGGCCCATATGGGCATAGGCCGCGGTACAGGTGAGAATCGCGCCGTGGAGGCTGCGCGCCAGGCTATACAGAGCCCGCTTTTGGAGACCACTATAGAAGGTGCTAAAGGTGTATTGTTGAATATAACCGGGTCCAAAAACCTCGGCTTGTTCGAGGTCAATGAAGCGGCCGAATTAGTAGCCGAGGCTGCCGACGAGGAGGCCAATATCATATTCGGAGCGGTCATAGATGACAGCCTGCAGGACGAAGTGCGCATCACCGTTATAGCTACCGGCTTTGAAAAGGCCGAAAGGAAAGCGGCTGAGCCTTCCAGGGATAAAAATAAGGCTGCAACTAAAGAAGCCGCCGCAGGTATAAGCATCGATTACGACGAGCTTGACATACCAGCCTTTTTAAGGCGCAGCAGAAATAGATAA
- the ftsA gene encoding cell division protein FtsA — protein sequence MGEVIAALDIGSSKVAAIIGEINVKDKNLEIIGVGESPCSGLKKGVVVDIDDTARSIISAINQAENMADININSVFAAIPGGHVSLIKNKGIIAVSNADREIRQADVERVLQATKVMAVPPGKEIMDILPMQYVVDGYDMIKDPVGMVGVRLEVEANIALGTTTSIQNLIKCIERAGLNISAVILEPLASASVVLSDDEKELGVALIDVGAGVTDISIFIDDNLAYTAMIPVGGAHITNDLSIGFRLPFSEAENIKKKYGQAMVSWIEEDSAITINKMGDGVPANISQKEIAYIVEARVQEMFNLIKNELERSGYIDKIPAGIVLTGGGLSLLKGAKELGRQILDMPIRIGAPDFIGVSSPTFSVGVGLIKYASNNKKYASKTAGSTVRKHEQHFDVSSVWGKVKTFFSDFF from the coding sequence ATGGGAGAGGTTATAGCTGCTTTAGACATAGGCTCGTCTAAGGTAGCAGCAATAATAGGAGAAATAAACGTAAAAGACAAGAATCTGGAGATAATAGGGGTAGGCGAAAGCCCGTGCAGCGGCTTAAAAAAAGGCGTGGTGGTGGATATAGACGATACGGCTCGATCGATAATATCGGCTATAAACCAAGCTGAGAATATGGCCGATATAAATATAAATTCGGTATTCGCAGCGATACCGGGCGGACATGTTTCGCTTATAAAAAATAAGGGCATTATAGCTGTTTCCAACGCCGACCGTGAGATAAGGCAGGCTGATGTGGAGAGGGTGCTTCAAGCCACTAAGGTTATGGCGGTGCCGCCCGGTAAGGAAATAATGGATATACTGCCTATGCAATATGTCGTTGATGGATACGATATGATAAAAGATCCCGTCGGAATGGTAGGCGTAAGATTGGAGGTAGAAGCTAATATTGCATTGGGTACTACCACATCGATTCAAAATCTGATAAAATGTATAGAAAGAGCTGGATTGAATATTTCGGCGGTGATTCTGGAACCATTGGCGTCAGCATCGGTGGTATTGTCCGATGATGAGAAAGAACTTGGAGTAGCGTTGATAGATGTAGGCGCCGGGGTAACCGATATTTCTATATTTATAGACGATAATCTCGCTTACACCGCTATGATACCTGTTGGAGGGGCGCATATAACCAATGATCTCTCCATAGGCTTTAGATTGCCATTTTCTGAAGCTGAAAATATAAAAAAGAAATATGGTCAGGCGATGGTATCGTGGATTGAAGAAGACAGTGCTATTACGATAAATAAGATGGGCGACGGGGTGCCCGCCAATATAAGTCAAAAGGAAATAGCGTACATAGTGGAAGCTAGGGTGCAGGAAATGTTTAATCTGATCAAAAATGAATTAGAACGCTCAGGTTATATTGATAAGATACCTGCGGGCATAGTCTTGACCGGAGGAGGATTATCGTTGCTTAAAGGCGCAAAGGAATTAGGCCGCCAAATATTGGACATGCCGATAAGGATCGGCGCACCGGATTTTATAGGTGTATCCAGCCCGACATTTTCAGTGGGTGTAGGCTTAATAAAATATGCATCTAATAATAAGAAATATGCTTCTAAGACGGCGGGTTCCACCGTGCGCAAGCATGAGCAACATTTTGATGTATCCTCTGTATGGGGTAAAGTAAAAACGTTTTTCAGCGATTTCTTTTGA
- a CDS encoding small basic family protein: MWLPILGLILGLALGYILPVNIPTAYAPYVSIAVLAALDSVFGGVRAWLEKKFDIEVFVSGFFGNAILAAVLAYIGDRLDIPIYLAAIFAFGTRLFQNFAIIRRYILKSISGKDKIED, translated from the coding sequence ATGTGGCTGCCTATATTAGGGCTTATATTGGGATTAGCGTTAGGCTATATATTGCCCGTTAATATTCCTACGGCTTATGCGCCTTATGTGTCTATAGCAGTATTAGCCGCTTTAGACTCGGTGTTCGGTGGGGTCAGGGCATGGCTGGAGAAAAAGTTCGATATAGAGGTTTTTGTTTCTGGTTTCTTCGGCAATGCTATATTGGCTGCGGTGCTGGCATATATAGGAGATAGGTTGGATATACCTATTTATCTGGCTGCTATATTTGCGTTTGGAACCAGATTATTCCAGAATTTCGCAATCATAAGGCGTTATATACTTAAGAGCATCAGTGGTAAAGACAAAATAGAGGATTGA